In the genome of Xiphias gladius isolate SHS-SW01 ecotype Sanya breed wild chromosome 18, ASM1685928v1, whole genome shotgun sequence, the window TTTGGCGCTGCCGATTCCTGTGGTTGGTTCATGTCCTTTCTTGGGAGCTCAGTGCTGCTTCAGGTGACAGTTTGGATGTCTGATGTCTGACTGTTGACGCAGCTGAGGCACGTTGAAGTGGCCGAATGTGCTGCCGGCTGTGGCTGGAGGAGGCTTGTGTCTGCCGATGTGGCTTTGAGGGACTAAATCATCCATTTGCCAccgctttgttttttttttaaactcggGGCGGCAAGCAAATAAATCCTTGCCATTCCAGGATCATCTGGTCAGTGTTTATTTACTCACTTAACTTTCTCCTGCTGCCTGACCTGTGATCTTCAGTGTGAGCCCAAAGCAGCATTTACTCTGGGGACATAACAGTAGGATTTTACAAtctcaaatacagtataaacgCTGCCCTGTTGTGAAATAGTGATAAATGGTCAAACGTTAAGTCAGGCTTCCTAAAAAAGATACTCAAATAAAAGAACTTCTTGCATTTGACTTGACACTTTCCATTGTAAATCTGAGAGCTGGCAAGTCAAGCAGAATTTACGTACACATCCACTGCGCAAGTTCCCCAAATGCCTGCACAATTATGTTTAGGTGTTGAGCGGACTGACGTTTTATGGGCAATTTAGGTCTATTTCGGTCCCGACTGTATTGGTGTGGTTTACcagccaacaaaaacaaacctcagcAGGTGGCAGCACCATAAACATGTCAGACTAACACAAGATAGTAAACCGTAAAATAACTGGAGAGAAAACTCCGGTCCCCAAATGCCATTAAAGGACTCTGTATGATCTGTATACATTTGAATTTTGCAAGTGTACATCCACGCTCCCGGCCtacaaacattcattttataCAAGAGGAGAGTTCCCTGCACCCTGAACATACAGGCAGTGgtgtaagtacatttactcaagtacttgtATTTGAccgagtatttccattttatgctaaaTAGATCTGTCTCACTACATTTAAGTGGcgaatattattattatatgggCCTCCATTATGGTGTATATCATGCTTTTTAGTCCACTACccttatttgacagctatagttacgatttgttttttcttttaaatcattggtttagttaaaaaaaaaagacgcatTGTCACAAAGTAAACTAGCCAGCGGTGTATAAAGTAGTAAAAGGTTAGTTCAACCTTGACTAGCTAGAACAGAGAGATGCTACTTACACAGgagtattattaatataatatttaatggCATACCATTCATTGGGGGGTCTTCTTCTGCAAAATGAGTAGTGTTACTCTTCATACGCCAACATGCTGCTAACACTGAACTATGTCTACCTTAGTAAGATTATGAAAGCAGGACTTCTACTTGTCATggagtatttatttatttttaagtgtcATATTTCTGCTTATAATCAGGCAAAGgatctgtgtgtttcttccaccactgtgaaTACATGTATAACCTACTGCTATACTGTGTCTTGCAAATGCTACGGTCTGCAAAAGTTACAgcacttgaaaaataaaattacaatctGTAATTGCTTGAAAAGTGTGGTGGtaaattgcttaaaaaaaaaaacaacaacaacaacccaatgccaatgttttttgtaaacatttctGGGGGGCCCCAGAGAGCAAAATCCCTGTAGTGTTATATGTACTATGTAAAAtgactgtgcgtgtgtgacCGGTAGCATTTGAGCATATTTCTGATGAGCTCGTTGTTTGTTTTTCGGCAGTCGTCGAGCGGCTACTGTAACGACAGCTTGCTGCTGGCAGCTCCTCCCATCCAGCTATAAGAGCCCAGCTGACCAGGTAGTCCGGGTCCATCCCTAAAATAGGCCAGTGAAAAGTGACTTATGAAAACACGGTCAGCTTATTTtagagcaaacaaacaaacaagcaaaacaaaacgtCAGTGTTCGCCGGGGGGGGGTTTTACGGCAGCCTTTGCTCCACTCTGAGATGTAGGAAAAGCCCCTGAGTTTGTTTTCGGACTAATCTGACAAGAGGACTTGGAGCCGGGACTGGTAACTCCTCATGATGACTTTTGCCATGCTGCGGCCTGTGGCGACGCACCTAATCTATTCCGACTTCGCCCTCCTGTCCGAGGACGACGAGAACCGCAGCGAGAGCGACGGCAGCTCGGAGCAGAGTTACTGCGACTCCACCGAGAAGCGCCGGAGGATTTCGCACAAACTGGAGGCGGACTCCGCGGTGGTCATGAAGCAGAGGAGCGCCGCCAACGCCAGGGAGAGAGGCAGGACCCAGAGCGTCAACACCGCATTCACGGCGCTTCGGACTCTCATACCCACCGAGCCGGTGGACCGAAAGCTCTCCAAGATCGAAACTCTTCGCCTGGCATCCAGCTACATTTCCCATCTGGCCAACGTGCTGCTTATTGGAGACGGCGGCGCTGATGGACAGCCGTGCCTCGGCGCGGTCCATGTGCCGGGGGAGAGCGGGGCGAAGCAGCCGCGGACCATCTGCACCTTCTGCTTGAGCAACCAGAGAAAAGGGGTAAATGCCGTTCCTACGTCTCTATGGTCAAACGGCCTCGAAATCCAGTGCGTCTTAAATGCAACTGATGTGTTAAATGGACGGATTTCATCAGAGAAAATTGCAACGGGCCAATCCGCCCTGAGCCCAGACGGGGttgtgctttttgttgttgttgttgtggctTTGTAAgaccttttatttttctgatgcaGGACCTGTTTATCTTTTATTTGTGACCACTTCATGTACTCGTCACTTTAACTGGAGCTGTGTACGTCaaagtgtttttcctttccttttcttttctttttcttttttacgcACTGCACATGTCTTGGCGCCCGCTGTAAATTCAGGCAGTCACACACAGatggctgttgtttttttttttagcctgctGGAACAACTTAACCCTAGTCCACTGATGTAAAAGACAACATAATTCCCAGCTCCCTCTTGCATGTAGAAATTAATTAGACCGTAAAGGCAGCGAGGTTGTAAATGGGTTGTTCATTTCTAGACAAATGAAAGtgaattatgtgttttatttccctagaacaaaaaaaaaaaaaaaaaacacacacagcgagACAGTGGTgcagtgaaattaaatattgttGATTCTTTATATGACCGGAGGCATCTTCTTCTTTCCAGGTAAAGGACGGCAAAGACTGTTTAAAAATGCGAGGACTGGGCCCACTGCGAATGAGACGCTGACTGAAGACCGGTGAATGATCAGCAACCTGAAAATAATCAGAGACTTTCTCAGGGAAGAGTCGAAGCTGGCGCTacaaggcacacacacatacacacacacacacgcgcgcgcaaaaacacacacacacatccgtAGATGTACACATGCTGGATCAAAcgatggaagaaaaagagagaaaagactaTTTATACTTGACTGAGAAATTTAAGCATAAGCCTTTCAAAGatgcagtgcatttttttgaaacttatgagtttttgtgctttttttttttttttttttttttttcaaaagttttaaataaaatatattttatcaaaataaaactgcttttttttcctgattacTGTTCATACAAAATGAGGTTTGTCatataagaaagagaaaagacaccTGTTATATGAACAAagctgtcaaacaaaatgaagtCGCTCTTGTTAAAATGACTGGGGCACTGAGGTAAAACTGAGTACATGCAGAGATCATTGATGAAATGAAGAgtagaaacagaacagaatatctttttttccttgacaaaaaaatctttcGAGACCTGTGTTTCAGGTTGGGTGGCATTTGAGAAAGGGCGCTCTTGTTACGAAACAAGCAGCTCAACTGCACTTTGGAAAAATGATTGTTCTCAActcaaacactgacatttctatTAAACAACTAAAAGCTCAGGGAAACTACTGTCTTCGTCTTAAGCTCCATTTGCAAACCCAGATCCTCCTAATCACCAATTTAGAGGGATAATATGTCCTCTATGGCTTTATGGAAAGGTgtcacacccacatacacaaacacacaaatttccATTGTTTCCAGTAATGTTGCCAAGATGTTTACAGCGCGGCAGAGCCACAGCAAAGGTTTAGGGTTACTGGTGTCATTGcctggtgtatttttttttttttttttcccaaatctcACGATTGGCGTTTTTTTTGAAGTCTGTTATCGATTAGTCACGGCGGCAAATAGTAGCCCTCACTCCGCTGAGAGCCCCCAACACAGCTGTTGGTATGTCAGGGGGATAAATCACTGCTGTTGGCCCAGTGGACAGGGAGAGATGGGGTGAGAGGTCGGAGGTCACGGTGGAGCACAGAAGTGAAACCCTGTTGGCTTGTAATCATCGCAAGGCCCAGGCTCTTACTATCGCAGTCATCGCGACGGATAATTGTATTTATTCTcttaaaaaaagagtttttcttGTTATATTCTCTTGGAACAGAGCCAGTTCAGACCACTTACCGCTGGAAACAAATTTCATAACATCTGACAAATCGGGCTGCTCAGCGAAAGCAGCCCAGTCTCTGCGGGCTTCTTCCTGTCTCATCCAGTCTGAAAAAGCCACTCTAGTGATCGGTCTAACAGGCAGATTGcagctcagacacacagacagctgaGCCCGAGTTCCTGTCTGGCATCGCTTTGAATCCGACCACAAACTTAATGCTCAAAATGACAGAGTAGGGCTCCCCGGTGACACGGGAGGCTGTATGGAAAGAGAGTTTTAAGGCAGTTAAAGGTGCATGCTGGGGGTCTGAGCCTCCCACCCTCCCCCACCTGCCCTAATTGGAATTTGCTGTGCTGAGTTCTCCATGCTCAGGGCCCTGAGCCTTCCCAAATGGCTCCCCGAGGCTCCCTCTGGCAGGAAGATGTCACGGAGGCACAGGAAGGGAAAACAACGCCCGGCCGACCTTTCTGAGGAACTCTCTGTGCGGCGGGCTTTGGGTCAGTGCCAGTCTTGACATCATCCGGCACTGGGACCCAGATGTACAGCTCTCTGGTGATACTTTTTCGGAGCGAGCGAACCAAATAGTGAGTTTTCAACAAAATCGGAAGGAGACTCCTTTCCCCCAAAGATGACAGGTAACAAATTGATGGCAGAGAGCATCAGAAGAgattgggggggtgggggccAAAGGCAGCAAATCAGGTCAGTGTGGATGTGTTTAACATGTCTGACAAGCGAGGATCCACCTGGGGGACCACTGCAAAGGTTTACTACTTCACTTTGGtgagtttttcctcttcctcgGACACTCACATCTCTTAATCCCAACAGAGGTTTTGAGCAGGAGGAATTTCAGCGGAGATGAAATGAAGCTAGACGGCAGTTCCACCTCCTCCAGCCAGCTTTGTGACCTGAGATGAAAAATGACCTTAATAGTCTGTGCTCTATtgttttgtgaaagaaaaaaaaaaatcgacaacaacagcagcagatcaCTTATTACCTCTCTTTATTTTCAATGTCTCCTATatttcattgtcatttgatGGATGACGCCTGAAATCACCCGTGACTTTATATAAACAATCATGTACCTAAGTAGCACAGTGACAAAGAGAGATGATTTTTGCctctgttcttctttctctcctgcagAGTAAAAATCACTGAGTTAAAAATTTAGGTCAGTATACGACTGACACAGTACACATTGATATTTTTGACGCAGTGTTTTATATTAGTGTTGAGTTATTTATCCAAACGCAAGCTGAAGATTTACCTTAAAACTGTCACAACTTTGTTAGACGTACCAAACAATATGGCAAAGGATAGACATATTATGAATTAATCCAAAACACATAATGACATTTATGTTTAACAAGAGCTGGAGTTGGATGAAAACAGTTTGCGACAGTACAGTGTATTTTAGTTTGGGTAAATAACCCAacagtaatataaaaacaacaaaaacactgggTCAAAACCAGGGGTTGCCAGATTGGACTGACAGAAAGTCCAGTCACCAGAGAGGtagttcagtttttcatttccaaagtcTTTAAGAAATCTCTTAAtctttaatgtaatgtaacactTTCACTCATATGAAAAGATGTAAGCGTTGACAAGTCTTTTATCACAGAGCGACAACACGTGATGCAGAATAATAACTGGAATAGGAGAAAAAGTTGCAGCCTTTGTTGTGATGAACTGATATGACATTTGGTTTTGACGTCATCAGTTATCGGTCACTGCGTGTCGAGCTGAACTCAGTGCCCCGTCAGTCTCAATCATGCTGTTCGGAGCGACAGATTTACGGGAATATAGCCTAACTTTTTCTCGGTAGGAGCCGCCCGAATCACGACCTGTCCAGAATGAGTTATACCCAAcccagataaataaaaagaagccCAGATAGGCAGAACACTACCCAAACAATGGTCAAAACATACCCTTGTCTTAGGTGGTTTTCCACGCGTGGGTACTGAGTAAAGTCAACACAGTATTTGGTTTCTGCTATATTGACCCAAAATTGGGCAATTTTTAGTGTGTGGGactaaatactgaaaataaactaGATAAAATAGCAGCAAGACAATTATAGATTGATATAGAAAGTTATGTGTAGAGGATTTAGGATTTAGATTGCGGCACTACAGCAATAAAGTTAAATTGTACAATAAAATTCACTCTAGAGTCAACCTCAAACAATATTGACTGCGTAAAATTTGTCTTCTTCATGTTGCTCATTGTGCAGCTACGTGTTCAGTCTACTAAAATAGATGATGCAGAAACAGGAAGGAtatagtgttttgttttttttcaacatcatcTGGGAGCGCCGTCCTGATTCCCAGATGAGTGCTTATCTTCAGAGTTTTGTGGTTGTGCTGCAGAGCTCTTGTTAGAAACAAACCCGCACATGGTAATATTTTAATAGCTTTTGCTCTCAGTCTGTTTCAGCATGTTTCAAATAGTCACTGGCTGGGGAGATGGCCCCTCGCTCACCTGCATGTCAAAGATATTAATGATTCTGAGTCACTCCTGCCTCCCGAGACTCAGATACCTCGCTTCCGATTTTACTGAACATGACCACTTTTCcgaaaagaggaggagaaggaggaggagaaggaggaggaggaggaagaggaggaagaggaggaagaagaggaggaggaggaagtctgTCTGCCTGACCGTGAGCCGAGCTCCTGGGGGGGGAGAAAAGCTTGTCTGAGGAGCCGGTTGTGTCTCCTCAAACATACAAGAACAATTGTTTTCATGTGCCAGAGAGTTTGGCAAGGCGTTTCGACACAGGGAGGATGATGGAGAGCTGTGCAGTCAGTAggaggggtgggtgggggggagTGGGTAAGAGGAAATCCCAGAGAAGAAATTAGGGAACAATACAGATCGTCATAacacagctctgctctgctgcaggctCGGACAATTAACCCCTAGCACTAAGCAGCCTGCCAAAGCCCAGAGGCAGAGGTGAGAATCCAGCATTACAGACTTACAGGGGTTTTTTGCTTCCTTAAGTAAACAATTGAATAGGCAGTATGATGCAGCTCCGCGGCCTCAGCTCCTTCACAAAGGCAGGAATCATGTCAGGCAGTTACAGTCACATTCAGTggtcaaaaacaaatgcattattcaGATCAAACTGGAGAAATCCCCATAGTCTGAGGGAATAAAACAAGTGCTCATCCTCTCTAGCACAGGAAAACTGCATATGTTTATTATAAAGGATGTTtgaggtgtgtgcgtgtgtgtgtgtgtgtgttaatttgaGAAATGGGTATCAGTTTGACAATATGCTGAATCAGGCCCTTATTGTTGTTTTACTACATATCAGATATCaatcagcagtggtggaagaggtaaTCAGATCCTTTACCGGAAGTATAAGTAGCACtactgcaatataaaaatacttgagttcaagcaaaagtcctgcattgaaaatgtaacaaaatggCATTATGACATGTCTGTAGCTGTcgaataaatgtagtgaagtagaagtgcAATATCCCTCTGGATGTTATGGTGGAGCATGAAATCGAAATACTCAGGTAAGATGCCTCAAATTTGCACTTAAGTGTTTTACTGCACTTATAGAAACACTGCAAATGTTACCTTCCACTGGTGTCAGTGGGAAACTGGACTGCTGCTAATGTGATGGAGGTTCTCTGTCTTTGAATTTTAATTGTTGAGTTACCTACGTAACTGCTACGTAACTTTTTGGGttaattgaatttttctttttaggcaGTAAAGTTATCCAGATTCTCTTTTATTATGGTCAATCACCCTGAAAGAGCtacaaactaactaactaacattATTTATATTGACAAATTTAGTCACAATGCAAGAAAGGGCGACAGAGACTGATAGATTTGGGGAGGTTAAATGTTGATTGTTGATTGTGTTATTTCACAGATCCATCGCAGAGTCAGTCCAGACCTTCTGGCTAATTTGTTGGTGCAGGAATTTGAACGTGCATAACAGGAATCAACTGGGCGACACTGTCAATGCAGCGAGTAAAATCCCTGGTGAGCAGCCGCCCTCCCTTTGTTTTCGAGATTTTTAGCTGaataatcacagaaacacagaaagccATCACAACAACTCTGAACTATCCTTTCTTTGAGGAATTTGCTCAGAAACACAGGTTTCCAAtactgatttattattttatctaaCCAATCTGTAAATGCTCTTAATTCTAATATAGCATAAACACGCCTCTGAGTTCCGCTTTAGCTTGTCCCCGCTCCTGTTGTTGCCGTTTTATCACGTGAaccttttattgttttctgtgtcgGGTGTAACAGTTTTAATGTCTTCAGTTatcttattgtatttttattgtgtttatgttttatgttttaatactCCCCTGCTGCAAAAAACCATTTCCTCCTGATGGGCACAATAAAGATCTTGTATGAACTGAAGGGAATTAAGAATGATTTGATTGGTTTGGCTTCAGTTTAGAGTTTTAGTGTCTCTGGATTTTTGAATCACCATTTTAGCGGATTTTCCTCCTGGCAACATTAATATTCTGGATTAAATTAGAGACTAACCCCTTTTATCTCAAAACATCAGCTATCAGCTTGTCCAGCACGGAAACATAGGTACTGTTATGGTTCATCAAAGAGCTATATTTCTGTCAAACCCCAGTAAACATGCACAGGCTTCATGGGAAAGTGTCCGTGCACAGGACCTGTGGGAGAGACGGCGGAACCATTGggacatttcatttcagcaagCAGAGCAAACAGTCAGAGGATTTCCTCAATCAGAGGTTAAAGAGTGTGCAGTGAACAACCTCGCTGACAGAAACATGGAGACCTGCACTAGCAGCTGGCCGTGCTAACAACCTCTGGGATTTACTGTGGTGTGCAACACCCTTTAACTACAAGACTGAGAGCCAGAaccaaacacatacatgcacacatcacATGTGGACTCACTCACACTTAGTCCCACGATTACACCTTCAGAGAGTCACAACTTCGATGAGTCTTACAAGCTTCAGCAGCGTTTGTCACAGACATTTATTACCACaccatttcctctttttgtgcTTATAACACATGGtctgtataaatgtaaaaccCCCTTGTGCTTGATTAAGATGTTTTACTAAAAGTAGTGCGGGAAAATCAGCACACCTGTGTTGACCAACAGCTGAGAGATATTTCAAGAATGTTAGGTATCATGCTTTTGTATTTGCTATTTAATTTTCATGCTGAGATTACTGCCGGTCATAAATACAAAACCACTCACAGCTGCAGCTACTTGTGTCTAATAGGAATCgttcaaaaaaaacccccaaaaaaaacgcCTCATTTCCAACGATGTTCTGTTGTAACATCAGTAAATTTCTATGTTGAGCTGGCTGtgccagctgctgctgaatgaGGCATTGTTTGATGCAGATGGTGGAATCCACAGACCTCGCTCTTCCCTTTTCCATAAAGACAGTCTGCTATTAATATCCATATATCGACCTCCTTTGTCAACAAGAGTGACACATACAAATAATATGCTTTAAGGGAGACAATGGGGAGTTCCCTGAGATGAAAACAACAGGATGAGCCAGCCTCAtaacagcgtgtgtgtgtgcgtgcgtgcgtgtgtgcgtgcgtgcgtgcgtgcgtgcgtgcatgcgtgcgtgcgtgcgtgcgtgcgtgtgtgagagagagagagagagagagagagagagggatgtgaGCCTCTTGGAGGAACATCTCACTGATCAGTTAAGTAAAATCCATCTTAAATCCAAACCATTTGAAATCCTCCCATCTGGTCAGCGTTACAGATTTCTGAAAATTAGGTTAATTGTTTCATCTCTTCCGTGTGCAATAAACAAGCTTCATTCAAACATAGCGTAAACAGTCTCTAAATTCCCATTTCAATCTAGCACTTTAAATTATGCTGTACTTTATCTTATCCCTGTTCTCATTTACTAGAAAGAGAACGGTTGACAGTGGCTTCTTTCATACCTCTGAATTTCAGGAAATTACACCCCGCCACTAAAAAATACGGCCAAATCACAAACGGTCCACGAGTTccagttagaaaaaaaacacttcaatgCAGAACAAGCGGCTTGAGAGGGTGTATCACGAGGAACGCCTTTGTGCAGGGAATTTGGgcgtgtgggtgtggtttgaaaagtggaaatgaaatcaaagcaagtaagagagaaaatacacaacTGAACCCAGTCATTATAACAGGTTGGATGATAAATGGGTTGCCTTATACACTGCCATCATGTACAACTGTGAGTCTGTAATGGTGCCAGCTACCCACACTAGATTTATCCCACTCACTTGTACGGCTGACAGCTACCAGCAACACAAACACCTATGAACAAAGTacaattaaatattacaaaattcaCCTACATAACAGCCAAGAAAGATGCAGAGCCCTCGGTACATGTGTAGAGCAGAAATAGCTGTAAATACAAGTAATATTAACATATGGCCATATAAACCTCCTGAACGTCTGGATCATAAGTTgtcagagaaacaagctgagcaaacgTTAGCGGCAGCTCGGCTCGCAGCCCCACCGTGATGATTTTTAACGTGAGGCCAAGAGGCCAAGATGTCCTGACTTTGGTTTCTCATATGGTTCAAGACCCAAAGAGACTGGATCCTACAATTTCATGTAACTTGGTGTCTTTCCCTGCCTCCTCAATTCTTTAAAACCcccacacctccagtttgttATGCAGCCCTTCTGCAGCTATACATCTACAGCCCAATCTGAAATAACGCTGACAACATCAGTggggttattttttcaaacctTGAAAATCTTTCTCCacagccacagaagacattacacGAATGTTTTCCACAGGTTGAGTAGCACCCCTCATGACAAGTAAAATGAACTTCATGTCTTAAAATTGGTTGATTGCCCCTGTAAGTTACTTTTTAAGATgctttgctgaaaaaaaaaccaacactaTTTCCTCTTGTGGTGCAATAAAGATCTGAACTGATCATTGGGTGCCAATGTTTTCGTCGTTCTGCTAAAAACATTACGATCAGGCGCCgcagaaaaaacataataatgatGCACTGCTCTCACCACGTGGTGGCATACTTTCAGCTCTGATGACCAAACCATCACCTCTGAAGACACACTTCCACAGGAAATTATGACTTCATTTCAAGTGAAGTGAGAAAAAGAACTAATCAAGTACCCGTTGAAATGTAAAAGATGTCACAGAGAATATTCTTCATTAAGGTGAGTTAAATCTGACTTCTTATGAGATAGAATTTTGATGATTATATATCATTACATCAATAATGTACCGATAATTTCATCAGTGTGACAAGCAGTTCTTTATATTGATGCTGTGTGCATTTTATAGAAAATACACCcagttgacagtttattaggtacaggAAGCTAAAAATATCCGGTCTATTTCAACAAACCCACAATAAATACCATCTTCATGAGAGTTGTAATGTCCGGTTTATGTTTAAACTTTTTCAGAGCAGCGTTGATTCGTGACAATTCCGGAGAATGTATTTTGTGGTGCTGTTTAACAATTAcacaggggaggaggagaggatagatgaaataatagaaacacctgtcagtataagGCAGCCCTCAGAACGATggtacagttgaatcaacagctctctaaaacagtttcaacaaaaacaacattttaactATCATGAAGGTAGCAATTATTGCAGGTAGTGTTGCACTAGACTGCattggtgttcctaataaacttGAATCTGAGTGTATTTGCGCTCTCTGAATACTGTGGTTCGACTGTCTCAGCTGCTGTTGGTGCAGTACACCACCCAGACTCAGACAGGAATTCAAGCACACTGCAACGACAATGTTTCGCTGGAGTGTCCAGGGGGTGACATTGACAGCATGGATTTCCTCTCAGTCACATGGTACAAGGTCAGCCAGCCATTTCAGGCTCTCGGGCATAAATGATGCTAAATTTAATCCACA includes:
- the tcf15 gene encoding transcription factor 15, whose product is MMTFAMLRPVATHLIYSDFALLSEDDENRSESDGSSEQSYCDSTEKRRRISHKLEADSAVVMKQRSAANARERGRTQSVNTAFTALRTLIPTEPVDRKLSKIETLRLASSYISHLANVLLIGDGGADGQPCLGAVHVPGESGAKQPRTICTFCLSNQRKGVKDGKDCLKMRGLGPLRMRR